One Chionomys nivalis chromosome 4, mChiNiv1.1, whole genome shotgun sequence genomic region harbors:
- the LOC130873066 gene encoding phosphoglycerate kinase 1, whose translation MSLSNKLTLDKLDVKGKRVVMRVDFNVPMKNNQITNNQRIKAAVPSIKFCLDNGAKSVVLMSHLGRPDGVPMPDKYSLEPVAAELKSLLGKDVLFLKDCVGPEVENACANPAAGTVILLENLRFHVEEEGKGKDASGNKIKAEPAKIDAFRASLSKLGDVYVNDAFGTAHRAHSSMVGVNLPQKAGGFLMKKELNYFAKALESPERPFLAILGGAKVADKIQLINNMLDKVNEMIIGGGMAFTFLKVLNNMEIGTSLYDEEGAKIVKDLMAKAEKNGVKITLPVDFVTADKFDENAKTGQATVASGIPAGWMGLDCGPESSKKYAEAVARAKQIVWNGPVGVFEWEAFARGTKSLMDEVVKATSRGCITIIGGGDTATCCAKWNTEDKVSHVSTGGGASLELLEGKVLPGVDALSNV comes from the coding sequence ATGTCGCTTTCTAACAAGCTGACTTTGGACAAActggacgtgaagggaaagcggGTCGTGATGAGGGTGGACTTCAATGTTCCTATGAAGAACAACCAGATAACAAATAACCAAAGGATCAAGGCTGCTGTCCCAAGCATCAAATTCTGCTTGGACAATGGAGCCAAGTCAGTTGTCCTTATGAGCCACTTGGGCCGACCTGATGGTGTTCCCATGCCTGACAAGTACTCCTTAGAGCCAGTTGCGGCAGAACTCAAGTCTCTGCTGGGCAAGGATGTTCTCTTCTTAAAGGATTGTGTGGGCCCAGAAGTCGAGAATGCCTGTGCCAACCCAGCAGCTGGCACTGTCATCCTGCTGGAGAACCTCCGCTTTCatgtggaggaagaagggaagggaaaggatgctTCTGGGAACAAGATTAAAGCTGAACCAGCCAAAATTGATGCTTTCCGAGCTTCACTGTCCAAACTTGGGGATGTCTATGTCAATGATGCTTTTGGTACTGCACACCGAGCCCACAGCTCCATGGTGGGTGTGAATCTGCCACAGAAGGCTGGTGGATTTTTGATGAAGAAGGAGCTGAACTACTTTGCCAAAGCTTTGGAGAGTCCTGAACGACCCTTCCTGGCAATATTGGGAGGAGCTAAAGTTGCAGACAAGATCCAGCTGATCAATAATATGTTGGACAAAGTCAATGAGATGATCATTGGTGGTGGAATGGCTTTTACCTTCCTTAAGGTGCTCAACAACATGGAGATCGGAACTTCTCTGTATGATGAAGAAGGAGCCAAGATTGTCAAAGATCTCATGGCTAAAGCTGAGAAAAATGGTGTGAAGATTACCTTGCCCGTTGACTTTGTCACTGCTGACAAATTTGATGAGAATGCCAAGACTGGCCAAGCTACTGTGGCCTCTGGTATACCTGCTGGCTGGATGGGCCTGGACTGTGGTCCTGAGAGCAGCAAGAAATATGCTGAGGCTGTGGCTCGAGCTAAGCAGATTGTTTGGAATGGACCTGTTGGGGTCTTTGAATGGGAAGCTTTTGCCAGGGGAACCAAGTCCCTCATGGATGAGGTGGTAAAAGCCACTTCTAGGGGTTGCATCACTATCATAGGCGGTGGAGACACTGCCACTTGCTGTGCCAAATGGAATACAGAGGATAAAGTCAGCCATGTGAGCACTGGGGGTGGTGCCAGTCTAGAGCTCCTGGAAGGTAAAGTCCTTCCTGGGGTGGATGCTCTCAGCAATGTTTAG